A genomic stretch from Flavobacterium humidisoli includes:
- a CDS encoding MBOAT family O-acyltransferase: MFFNSLAFAIFLPIVFFLYWFVFNKTKSTQNALLIVASYYFYSCWDSRFLFLLVFSTFLDYFTGIQIEKSNSDKGRKFWFWLSILVNLGFLGIFKYYNFFATSFAEMFTSFGFKVSPFLLNVILPVGISFYTFHGLSYVIDIYYKRIKAEYNFIDYSLFVSYFPLLVAGPIERATHLLPELKEKREFNLEKAKEGVYQIVWGLVKKVVIADTCAVYANSIFDHYPSMNSFSLIMGAIYFAFQIYGDFSGYSDIALGVSKLFGLDLLRNFNYPYFSRDIAEFWRRWHISLSSWFRDYLYIPLGGSKGGLWMKIRNTFIIFIVSGFWHGANWTYIVWGFINAVYFLPLLLSNSNRNNMDSITLKWNLDSVKVLFSILTTFLLTCVAWVFFRARTITDAVLYLKRIFTNGEFSPQYLDNERYNYELLMMIGLFVLVEWNNKTKVEPISGKRSWLKMALAIMAIIAFGTYSDYKEFIYFQF; this comes from the coding sequence ATGTTTTTCAACTCTTTGGCCTTTGCCATATTCTTGCCAATCGTTTTTTTCTTGTATTGGTTTGTCTTCAATAAAACTAAAAGCACTCAAAATGCTTTATTAATTGTTGCTAGTTATTATTTTTATTCGTGTTGGGACTCGAGATTTCTATTTCTGCTAGTTTTTTCTACATTTTTAGATTATTTCACTGGAATTCAAATCGAGAAAAGCAATTCAGACAAAGGCCGAAAATTCTGGTTTTGGTTGAGTATTTTAGTGAATTTAGGATTCTTAGGAATTTTTAAATACTATAACTTCTTTGCAACTTCATTTGCAGAAATGTTCACTTCTTTTGGTTTTAAAGTAAGTCCATTTTTGTTGAATGTGATCTTACCTGTTGGAATCTCATTCTATACTTTTCACGGATTATCATATGTAATTGATATTTATTATAAAAGAATAAAAGCAGAATACAACTTTATAGACTATTCACTTTTTGTAAGCTATTTTCCGCTTCTAGTTGCTGGACCAATAGAAAGAGCAACGCATTTATTGCCCGAGTTAAAAGAAAAACGTGAATTTAATTTAGAGAAAGCAAAAGAAGGAGTTTATCAGATTGTTTGGGGACTGGTAAAGAAAGTGGTTATTGCAGATACTTGCGCGGTGTATGCCAATTCTATTTTTGATCATTATCCTTCAATGAATTCTTTCTCATTAATTATGGGAGCAATTTATTTTGCATTTCAGATTTATGGAGATTTCTCTGGATATTCAGATATTGCACTGGGAGTTTCTAAATTATTTGGCTTAGATCTTTTGAGAAATTTCAATTACCCTTATTTTTCGAGAGATATAGCCGAGTTTTGGCGCCGTTGGCATATTTCACTTTCTTCTTGGTTTAGAGATTATTTGTACATTCCGTTAGGAGGAAGTAAAGGTGGCCTTTGGATGAAAATTAGAAACACATTCATCATTTTTATTGTCAGCGGATTTTGGCATGGCGCCAACTGGACGTACATTGTTTGGGGATTTATAAATGCTGTTTACTTTCTTCCTTTATTATTATCCAATAGTAATAGAAATAATATGGACTCTATTACTTTAAAATGGAATTTAGATTCGGTAAAAGTGCTTTTTAGTATTCTCACTACTTTTTTATTGACTTGTGTTGCATGGGTATTTTTTAGAGCACGAACTATTACGGATGCCGTTTTGTATCTAAAAAGAATATTTACTAATGGAGAGTTTAGCCCTCAGTATTTAGACAACGAACGATATAATTATGAATTACTAATGATGATTGGCTTATTCGTTTTAGTAGAATGGAATAATAAAACTAAAGTGGAGCCAATCTCAGGAAAAAGAAGTTGGTTGAAAATGGCTCTCGCTATTATGGCTATTATTGCTTTTGGAACCTATTCAGATTATAAAGAATTTATTTATTTCCAATTTTAA
- a CDS encoding CatB-related O-acetyltransferase, with protein sequence MKKFLRKIAWKILGNEYHTFLKGQNKHYLHFAKNVSIGYKTYHNGAFVWQWHNNSSLEIGKYCSIANDVNFILDSGHHQVSEITSFPHFNHLRNNSLFLDEESKNKLKQSIVTPESKTIIGNDVWIGMNVIILPNVKIGNGATILAGSVVSKDVPDYAVVGGIPGTIIKMKYNPETISKLQQIAWWNWEPKKVEENVQDFYLPIQGFINKWYS encoded by the coding sequence ATGAAAAAATTTTTACGAAAAATAGCATGGAAAATCCTCGGGAATGAATATCATACATTCTTAAAAGGACAAAATAAGCATTATTTGCATTTTGCTAAAAATGTTTCTATCGGATATAAAACTTATCACAATGGAGCATTTGTTTGGCAATGGCATAATAATTCATCATTAGAAATAGGGAAATATTGTTCAATAGCAAACGATGTCAATTTTATATTAGATTCTGGGCATCATCAAGTTAGCGAGATTACTAGCTTTCCTCATTTTAATCATTTGCGAAATAATAGTTTGTTTTTGGATGAAGAGTCAAAAAACAAACTAAAACAAAGTATCGTAACTCCAGAAAGTAAAACTATAATTGGGAATGACGTTTGGATCGGCATGAATGTTATTATTTTGCCCAACGTTAAAATAGGAAATGGAGCTACAATTTTAGCTGGGTCTGTTGTATCAAAAGATGTTCCTGATTATGCTGTAGTGGGGGGAATTCCAGGAACAATAATAAAAATGAAATATAATCCTGAAACCATCAGTAAATTGCAGCAAATTGCATGGTGGAATTGGGAACCAAAAAAAGTGGAGGAAAATGTGCAAGATTTTTATCTTCCAATTCAGGGATTCATTAACAAATGGTATAGCTAA
- a CDS encoding UDP-glycosyltransferase produces the protein MAAQSPKTIQRQLMPKKIFILLPDGVGLRNFAFSNFYKIGQEKNFNITYWNNTPFDLKKIGFEEIKIKNAKPNPLTDSYKNARKHIELNLSIKKEKDTVYDSYRFPFSFKSLKGTVKSCFAKFFILINNSEKGLEKVREKIKIQERDTEFYKGCLETLRKEKPDFVFCTNQRPVLAIAPLLAANELKIPTGTFIFSWDNLPKATMVVETDYYFVWSEHMKAELQKYYPYINENQIFVVGTPQFESHFDQGIIEDKAQFFGKHKMDLNKKYICYSGDDATTCPDDPQYLSDFANAVRKINEEKNYSLGIIFRRCPVDFSGRYDEVLVKNKDLIVSIDPSWEKIGEGWNTVLPTKADVNLLTNTVYHSEMVVNMGSSMVFDFICHDKPCGYFRYNQENQVDKNWDIFTCYNYVHFRSMPEKNPVFFMDNATSIATSIEKVLEDSNEIKVQAKEWFKIINQHLPQLASQRTWEAIMQIVK, from the coding sequence TTGGCAGCTCAATCACCAAAAACAATTCAGAGACAGCTAATGCCTAAAAAGATTTTTATTTTATTGCCAGACGGAGTTGGGCTTAGAAATTTTGCTTTTTCTAATTTTTATAAAATTGGACAAGAGAAAAATTTTAATATTACGTACTGGAATAATACGCCATTTGATTTAAAAAAAATCGGTTTTGAAGAAATCAAAATTAAAAATGCGAAGCCAAATCCTTTAACAGATAGTTACAAAAATGCTCGAAAACATATTGAGCTTAATCTCAGTATAAAAAAAGAAAAAGATACAGTTTACGATTCTTATCGTTTTCCTTTTTCTTTTAAAAGTCTAAAAGGTACAGTTAAAAGTTGTTTTGCAAAATTCTTCATCTTAATAAACAATTCTGAAAAAGGCTTAGAAAAAGTTAGAGAAAAGATAAAAATCCAAGAAAGAGATACGGAGTTTTATAAAGGTTGTTTAGAAACACTTCGAAAGGAAAAACCTGATTTTGTATTTTGTACTAACCAGCGTCCTGTTTTGGCAATAGCACCTTTATTAGCAGCCAATGAACTTAAGATACCAACAGGAACTTTTATTTTTTCATGGGATAATCTGCCTAAAGCAACAATGGTGGTTGAAACGGATTATTATTTTGTCTGGAGCGAGCACATGAAGGCTGAACTTCAAAAGTATTATCCATATATAAATGAAAATCAGATTTTTGTTGTAGGAACACCCCAATTTGAAAGCCATTTTGATCAAGGCATTATCGAAGATAAGGCACAATTCTTTGGTAAGCATAAGATGGATTTAAATAAAAAATACATCTGCTATTCTGGAGATGATGCGACTACTTGTCCCGATGACCCGCAATATTTATCTGACTTTGCTAATGCAGTACGAAAAATAAACGAAGAGAAGAATTATTCATTAGGGATTATATTTAGACGTTGTCCTGTTGATTTTTCAGGCAGATATGATGAGGTTTTAGTTAAGAATAAAGATTTAATTGTTTCAATTGATCCGAGTTGGGAAAAAATAGGGGAAGGATGGAATACCGTTTTGCCAACAAAAGCAGATGTTAACTTGTTAACTAATACTGTGTACCATTCTGAAATGGTGGTAAATATGGGATCTTCAATGGTTTTTGATTTTATTTGCCATGATAAGCCATGTGGCTATTTTAGATACAATCAAGAAAATCAGGTAGATAAAAACTGGGATATCTTTACGTGCTACAATTATGTGCATTTTCGGTCAATGCCTGAAAAAAATCCTGTGTTTTTTATGGATAATGCAACTTCAATTGCAACTTCAATTGAAAAAGTTTTAGAAGACAGTAATGAAATTAAAGTTCAAGCAAAAGAGTGGTTTAAAATAATCAATCAACATCTCCCACAATTAGCATCACAGCGTACTTGGGAAGCAATAATGCAAATAGTAAAATGA
- the neuC gene encoding UDP-N-acetylglucosamine 2-epimerase, whose translation MKKILFLTGTRADFGKIKSLITILEKQQEFEVFVFVTGMHLQEEYGYTLIEIERCNFKNIHTFVNHTHETTMDLTLAKTIEGFSSYCNTIKPDMIVVHGDRVETLAGAIVGSLNNILVAHIEGGEVSGTVDELIRHSVSKLSHIHFTSNVEAEKRLIQMGEIKESVFTIGSPDIDIMFSEQLPDLATVKEYYNIPYADFSIVMFHPVTTEINAMKQYAENFVSALLNDNHNYVVIYPNNDLGSQFILDSYGKLKNNERFKIFPSLRFEYFLTLLKNSKFIIGNSSAGIREAPYYGIPIINIGTRQQNRAIHADIINVDYSEEEIEEALSIIDTHKVQKSDCDFGQGNSAELFLKYLQKSDIWQLNHQKQFRDS comes from the coding sequence ATGAAAAAGATCCTTTTTTTAACGGGTACCAGAGCCGATTTTGGGAAAATAAAATCATTAATCACAATTCTTGAAAAACAGCAGGAATTTGAGGTTTTTGTTTTCGTAACCGGTATGCATCTGCAAGAAGAATACGGATACACCCTAATTGAAATTGAACGATGCAATTTTAAAAACATCCATACTTTCGTGAATCATACTCATGAAACCACTATGGATCTTACTCTTGCAAAGACTATAGAAGGATTTTCAAGTTATTGCAATACTATAAAACCAGATATGATAGTCGTTCATGGAGATCGTGTTGAGACTCTGGCCGGTGCGATAGTTGGATCTCTTAACAATATTCTCGTAGCCCATATTGAAGGAGGCGAAGTTTCAGGAACTGTTGATGAATTGATTAGACATAGTGTAAGTAAACTAAGTCATATACATTTTACTTCTAATGTCGAAGCTGAAAAAAGATTGATTCAAATGGGAGAAATAAAAGAATCTGTTTTTACAATCGGTTCTCCAGATATTGATATCATGTTTTCGGAACAACTGCCAGATTTAGCAACGGTAAAAGAATATTATAATATTCCATATGCTGATTTTTCAATTGTGATGTTTCATCCTGTTACGACAGAAATAAATGCAATGAAGCAATATGCAGAAAATTTTGTTTCTGCCTTGCTTAATGATAATCACAATTATGTGGTCATTTATCCAAACAATGATTTAGGAAGCCAATTTATTTTGGATAGTTATGGGAAGTTAAAAAATAATGAACGATTTAAAATTTTTCCTTCACTTCGGTTTGAGTATTTTTTGACTCTTTTAAAAAACAGTAAATTCATTATAGGAAACAGTAGTGCTGGTATTCGCGAAGCGCCTTATTACGGCATTCCGATTATCAATATTGGCACTAGACAACAGAATAGGGCAATACATGCAGATATAATAAATGTGGATTATTCTGAAGAAGAAATAGAAGAGGCACTTTCTATTATCGACACCCATAAAGTACAAAAATCTGACTGTGATTTTGGACAAGGAAATAGTGCAGAATTATTTCTTAAATATCTTCAGAAATCGGATATTTGGCAGCTCAATCACCAAAAACAATTCAGAGACAGCTAA
- the neuB gene encoding N-acetylneuraminate synthase, translating into MNPYIEIAGRKIGPDYPPLVIAEIGINHEGSLQVAKEMVDAAQRAGVEVVKHQTHIVEDEMTGAAKKVIPGNADVSIYEIMERCSLNEADELELKNYVESKGMIFISTPFSRAAAERLKKFDIPAYKIGSGECNNYPLLEHIAFFGKPVILSTGMNTIESIKKAVAVFDKYNIPVALLHTTNLYPTPIHLVRFGAMVELNQAFPNKVFGLSDHTLNNNACLGAVALGASILERHFTDHMQRTGPDIVCSMDESACRELIISSAEIAQMRGGSKKPADEEQVTIDFAFATVCAIASMKKGEVFTKENIWVKRPGTGKILAESFNDIIGKKATRDIKNDEQLTWEDIQ; encoded by the coding sequence ATGAATCCATATATCGAAATAGCAGGCCGAAAAATTGGCCCAGATTATCCACCATTAGTGATTGCCGAAATTGGAATTAATCATGAAGGATCTCTACAAGTTGCCAAAGAAATGGTAGATGCAGCTCAAAGAGCTGGGGTAGAAGTTGTAAAACATCAAACACATATTGTTGAAGACGAGATGACTGGCGCAGCCAAAAAAGTCATTCCTGGAAATGCAGATGTTTCGATATATGAAATTATGGAACGCTGTTCGCTTAACGAAGCAGATGAATTAGAACTTAAAAATTATGTAGAAAGCAAAGGCATGATTTTTATTTCGACACCATTTTCTCGTGCAGCAGCTGAAAGACTAAAAAAGTTTGATATTCCAGCTTACAAAATAGGATCTGGCGAATGCAACAATTATCCGCTTTTAGAGCATATTGCTTTTTTTGGAAAACCGGTCATTTTAAGTACAGGAATGAATACAATTGAAAGCATTAAAAAAGCAGTAGCGGTATTTGATAAATATAATATTCCTGTTGCTTTATTGCATACTACAAATTTATACCCAACGCCAATTCATTTGGTTCGTTTTGGCGCTATGGTCGAATTGAATCAAGCTTTTCCAAATAAGGTTTTCGGATTAAGCGATCATACTTTGAATAACAATGCTTGTTTAGGAGCTGTTGCCTTAGGAGCTAGCATTTTAGAAAGACATTTTACAGATCACATGCAACGTACAGGTCCAGATATTGTATGCAGTATGGATGAAAGTGCTTGTCGTGAACTAATCATTTCAAGTGCAGAAATCGCTCAAATGCGAGGAGGTTCAAAAAAACCTGCTGATGAAGAGCAAGTAACTATTGATTTTGCTTTTGCTACAGTTTGTGCTATTGCTTCAATGAAAAAAGGAGAAGTTTTTACTAAAGAAAATATTTGGGTAAAAAGGCCGGGAACAGGAAAAATTTTAGCTGAAAGTTTTAATGATATAATCGGAAAAAAGGCAACAAGAGATATTAAGAATGATGAACAATTAACTTGGGAAGATATTCAATAA
- a CDS encoding cytidylyltransferase domain-containing protein, with protein MKTIAIIPARGGSKRLPEKNTKLIGNIPLLAHSILYAKQNSAIIDEIYVSTNDDKIKKIALEYGAKVIHRPESLSGDLEPTVTALKHVLEAIEEDVENVILLQATNPLRPENLLKDAFDLYLKGNYDSLFTVSRNHQKFGKIIEGKFVPFNYEIGQRSQDLEPLFFENGLLYITKSQKILNDIIISKNAFPFEINHIFASVDIDTQEDFDYAQYLYKNK; from the coding sequence ATGAAAACTATTGCCATAATTCCTGCGCGAGGAGGTTCAAAACGATTACCAGAAAAAAACACAAAATTAATTGGTAATATTCCTCTATTGGCTCATTCAATTTTGTATGCAAAACAAAATAGTGCAATAATTGACGAAATTTATGTTTCAACAAACGATGATAAAATAAAGAAAATTGCATTAGAATATGGTGCAAAAGTGATTCATCGGCCAGAATCTTTATCAGGAGATTTGGAACCAACAGTAACAGCATTAAAGCATGTTTTAGAAGCAATTGAGGAAGATGTCGAGAATGTAATTTTATTACAAGCAACAAATCCGTTACGTCCAGAAAACTTACTTAAAGATGCATTTGATCTTTATTTAAAAGGGAATTATGACAGTCTATTTACAGTTTCTCGAAATCATCAGAAATTTGGAAAAATAATTGAAGGTAAGTTTGTTCCTTTTAATTATGAAATAGGCCAAAGGAGCCAAGATCTCGAACCTCTTTTTTTTGAAAACGGCTTGCTTTATATCACAAAATCACAAAAAATTTTAAATGATATAATTATATCCAAAAATGCTTTCCCATTTGAGATAAATCATATTTTTGCCAGCGTTGATATTGATACGCAAGAAGATTTTGACTACGCTCAATATTTATATAAAAACAAATAA